In a genomic window of Pseudoliparis swirei isolate HS2019 ecotype Mariana Trench chromosome 20, NWPU_hadal_v1, whole genome shotgun sequence:
- the ccdc153 gene encoding coiled-coil domain-containing protein 153 isoform X2, translated as MPPKKKTKKTTKKNPERSENDLEAKYRRSVLDVAILQDHIAFQRESVKKVQSDRIELRRCLRHTEQKLQHDTQDHRDVHSDVSRRYNAMQTEMTSKVQRMEKEVSQLSEQLVMCQQELSKETREREQVEREKDSVIADLQHQLEHMETDYEKILHEQLTGGGCTFSTWRP; from the exons ATGCCTCCgaagaaaaaaactaagaaGACGACAAAGAAGAACCCAGAAAGAA GTGAAAATGACTTGGAAGCAAAGTATAGGCGCAGTGTTCTGGACGTAGCCATCCTCCAGGATCACATTG CCTTCCAGCGTGAGTCTGTAAAAAAGGTCCAGTCTGATAGAATCGAGCTGAGGAGATGCCTGAGACACACGGAGCAGAAGCTGCAGCACGACACACAGGACCACAGGGACGTCCACTCtg ACGTCAGTCGCCGGTACAACGCCATGCAGACGGAGATGACCAGTAAAGTTCAGAGGATGGAGAAAGAGGTCAGCCAGCTGTCGGAACAACTCG tGATGTGTCAGCAGGAACTGAGTAAAGAGACGAGAGAGCGTGAGCaggtggagagggagaaagactcCGTCATCGCCGACCTCCAACACCAGCTGGAACACATGGAGACGGACTACGAGAAGATCCTCCAC